A stretch of DNA from Micromonospora sp. NBC_01813:
CGGCGACGCGGCGCAGCCCCGTCGCCTGGGCGCGGGTCAGCCGGGCAGCGAAGCGCCCAGCTGGTCGTCGGCCGAGGTGAACGCCTCACCGACCGCGCGCACGTACCGGCTGATCCCTTCCAGGCCCTGGTTGACCTGCTCGAAGCCGCGACCGAACTCCTCGAAGAAGGGCTGGAACCGCTGCTGGGCCGCGGGGGTGGAGTAGCCGTTGGCCAGCAGGGTCTGCACCTTGTTGCGGACGTCAGTCAGCTTGTCCTGCAGCTGGGTGAAGTCGTTGAGCAGTGCCGCCGAGGTCTGCTCGGTCTCGTCGGAGTTGACG
This window harbors:
- a CDS encoding WXG100 family type VII secretion target, producing the protein MPTFSVNSDETEQTSAALLNDFTQLQDKLTDVRNKVQTLLANGYSTPAAQQRFQPFFEEFGRGFEQVNQGLEGISRYVRAVGEAFTSADDQLGASLPG